In Mucilaginibacter boryungensis, a single window of DNA contains:
- a CDS encoding site-specific DNA-methyltransferase, producing the protein MDGTSLDITQDLIKKLREIIPGAFAEDKIDIDRFKQLLGHPVDTENERYQLSWAGKAEAYKVLQMPTTATLIPKPDESINWTAADNIFIEGENLEVLKVLQKAYYGKVKVISIDPPYNTGSDSFIYPDKFSENKEEYQKRVGEKDEEGYMMKEGLFRPNKRESGQFHSNWLSMMLPRLFLAKNLLRDDGVIFVHIDDNELANLKLLMDEIFGEDNREAIITWRRRHNQPNDKSKMISKVAEYILVYSKNSEALKEKNTFYGLPLSDKRQDDYTNPDNDPKGPWSSKPWKAGSGQSGSKYKIITPTGKVYDEEWMGAETTFQSLLAEGKIVFPSSGDGYPRKKFYLSERMDEGQCAHNFWNHSEFGSNQEASAELAEIFSGKNVFDNPKPLRLLKAILKIASANDDIVMDFFGGSGSTAQAVIELNKEDKGKRKFILVQLPEKIKAGDEALQYGYSTISEVTKARLEKVIRLHNTKVSNDFNFENSPQIGLRHFKLASSNFKIWRGDLLESEEDIIRQLEIFKKPEKDNPTDLDILWELALKNGVPLTTVIEECKIGEYLFYKITPRNLYICLQGIDQESVKELIKMKPSSIICLDSLFNDNDCNKTNVQLQFIDAGISFQTI; encoded by the coding sequence ATGGACGGAACGTCATTAGATATAACACAGGACTTAATAAAAAAGCTAAGGGAAATTATTCCGGGTGCTTTCGCTGAGGATAAAATAGACATTGATCGCTTCAAACAGCTTTTGGGCCATCCTGTTGACACCGAAAATGAGCGGTACCAGCTGTCATGGGCAGGAAAGGCAGAAGCCTATAAGGTGTTGCAAATGCCCACTACTGCCACCCTTATTCCTAAGCCCGATGAATCCATTAATTGGACTGCCGCAGACAATATTTTCATTGAGGGGGAAAATTTAGAGGTACTTAAAGTACTTCAGAAAGCATACTACGGAAAAGTGAAAGTAATTTCCATAGACCCTCCTTATAATACCGGCTCCGATAGCTTTATCTACCCTGATAAATTTTCGGAAAATAAGGAAGAATACCAGAAGCGGGTTGGCGAAAAAGATGAAGAGGGCTATATGATGAAGGAAGGCCTGTTCCGTCCGAATAAGAGAGAAAGCGGCCAATTTCATTCGAATTGGTTGTCCATGATGCTTCCGAGGCTTTTCCTGGCGAAAAACCTGCTAAGGGACGATGGGGTAATATTTGTGCATATCGACGATAATGAATTAGCAAACCTGAAGTTGTTGATGGACGAGATCTTCGGAGAAGATAACAGGGAGGCCATTATAACCTGGCGCAGGCGACACAATCAGCCGAACGATAAGTCAAAAATGATTTCGAAAGTTGCCGAATACATTTTAGTGTACTCAAAAAATTCTGAGGCATTAAAAGAAAAAAATACATTTTACGGCTTACCGCTTTCAGATAAACGGCAGGATGATTATACAAACCCTGATAACGATCCAAAAGGCCCATGGAGTTCCAAGCCCTGGAAAGCCGGCTCCGGCCAATCAGGCTCGAAATATAAGATTATAACACCAACAGGCAAAGTCTATGACGAGGAATGGATGGGAGCAGAAACTACATTTCAAAGTTTGTTAGCAGAAGGCAAAATAGTCTTTCCAAGTTCCGGCGATGGTTATCCCCGTAAAAAATTCTATTTATCTGAAAGGATGGATGAAGGCCAGTGTGCCCATAATTTTTGGAATCATAGCGAATTTGGAAGTAACCAGGAAGCATCCGCAGAGTTAGCTGAAATTTTTAGCGGTAAAAATGTTTTCGATAACCCCAAGCCACTCCGTTTGCTGAAAGCAATCTTAAAAATCGCTTCTGCAAATGATGATATAGTAATGGATTTTTTTGGTGGTTCAGGCTCCACGGCGCAAGCGGTGATCGAACTAAATAAAGAAGACAAAGGAAAGCGGAAATTCATCCTTGTCCAATTGCCTGAAAAAATAAAGGCCGGTGATGAAGCCTTACAATATGGATACAGTACCATTTCCGAAGTAACAAAAGCAAGGCTGGAGAAAGTGATCAGGTTGCATAACACCAAGGTTTCAAATGATTTCAATTTTGAAAATTCGCCCCAGATCGGTTTACGCCATTTTAAACTAGCCAGCTCGAACTTTAAAATCTGGCGCGGTGACCTGCTTGAGTCAGAAGAAGATATAATTAGGCAGCTGGAAATATTCAAGAAACCCGAGAAAGACAATCCCACTGACCTGGATATTCTTTGGGAATTAGCACTAAAAAACGGTGTGCCACTGACAACGGTCATCGAAGAATGCAAAATAGGTGAGTACCTTTTTTATAAAATTACCCCGCGCAACTTGTATATCTGCCTTCAGGGTATTGATCAGGAATCGGTAAAAGAGCTTATAAAAATGAAACCTTCGTCAATAATATGCCTGGATTCACTTTTCAACGATAACGATTGCAATAAAACGAATGTGCAGTTACAGTTCATCGACGCAGGAATTTCATTTCAAACTATATAA
- a CDS encoding DEAD/DEAH box helicase has protein sequence MSEEIEFLSSLQRIKKQDVEVLLKKAYRGIWETAIKKYSDSAHFIYELLQNADDTKATWVEFTLEADGLWFKHNGSVRFTISDPEEEDSDSETGHLGHINAITSIGNSTKIDEQKIGKFGIGFKAVFAYSLTPHIYDDSFNFKLENYIVPVEIAPNAERRKQGETLFYFPFNHKAKTKEDAYSEIEEKLESLFQPVLFLTNLERIYWNSTENKGEYSKKEIRSESFQKIKASLVEVTSVEDGQPKKEYIWLFSGGIVHAKLRSSHRIVVGFFVIDQAELETGYQYDAFCFFPTKEETKLGFIIQAPFLLTDSRERIKAGEQWNVDVMQLVAELAANSISVLKEIGTKDKSFLVNDNILELIPYKANDFSEINSTSKISFKPFYNTILQKFKTEAILPGRHGKYFSTAKAYWASDPELADLFSDQQISQLLDNPNSGWVFISKGQKQLNQANKSLETYISAVVTDILDPKKLLRRITAKFIEAQTDEWLLKFYSYLGGRKSLWDDKEKLALKRPILLNEHRKAVVPFDDEQAAPNIFLPTDRMTTYDTVYKPFTEDAEALEFFKGLGLGKPDLRAEIFKTIIPLYDDDFDYDDEDKILQHFESFITYYEICPASTQLDYIKKLQETTFIAARNPADPGTRYFCRPEDAYFNDLKLSSYFANTSEVYLLDDDFYIDYINSNKKDKFYSFLRGLGVSDVPKVKAIKLDVTTETKEQFALEGHEVAQTYVRNQVITDKTLEGLEDAVKHITPELSVIIWNYLLIHVQGRSISNANSFFCGVFQFVPKWSSYSKNEKFDSTLVSILKNDKWLFDKDLNLVSAAQLSRETIDGAYNTEDVYADVLLEFLGIENPDADLDLTDEQKLALDWGRKLLDEGITQAELAEFLNMINSRKKAGANQQEAGSKEQADVDDEEIEEMLSKLKKGIKKKRQIEAKGKANPSTQSDVEPEVPDEPLESMVDQDEYSKPTVDLQKKIDKLKEQTEAQIEDLTRIEKLNDIANESEKYSFAWFKALLELEYLSSSEANSQGKQVLIQFTKVEKEPGTERTLILKHPNRYIPQSIEDIGDLQIRIYQGDESKTVSVEVVSVKEYTLRAKLKKSVDISEIDLGKVTRVVIDIKNPVFIIEELRKAFYQLNFEDDFNFQTNLTENIRFIFGPPGTGKTTYLAANEIIPLMKEDEPLKVLVLTPTNKAADVLTKRIIEKMGPDESYYSWLLRFGTTADAELEASPIIIDKNFDIRTRPKNTTITTIARFAYDYFQPDQQEDRLHLKFLQWDYIIIDEASMIALASIAYVLYQKPDSKFIIAGDPFQIQPITQIDQWKDMNIYHMVELDRFLDPVTVPHQYEVKNLQKQYRSLPTIGNVFSHFTYKGILEHHRTADEQKQLNIDGLHFKDINIIKFPVSKYESIFKPNTLNKSNYQVYSALFSVEFAKHLCHQIESTHKDKFRIGIICPYKAQATLIEKLLAQQHTDTEKAEVLVGTIHGFQGDECDIIIAIFNPPFSISKSPGRFLNKQNILNVSISRARDYLFIFMPDDDTQDVNNLYKIKQIERLVNHHAKGRCATYNSNVVEEKIFGSSTYIYDNSFATSHQSVNVYSKPEKKYEVRCEEVAIDVQIKHFTS, from the coding sequence ATGTCCGAAGAAATAGAATTTCTGTCAAGCCTGCAGCGCATAAAAAAACAAGATGTAGAAGTCTTGTTAAAAAAAGCGTACCGTGGAATTTGGGAAACTGCAATAAAAAAATATTCAGATAGCGCACACTTTATTTACGAACTGCTTCAAAATGCTGATGACACGAAAGCTACCTGGGTGGAATTTACTTTGGAAGCTGATGGATTATGGTTCAAGCATAATGGTTCTGTAAGATTTACGATATCTGACCCGGAAGAGGAAGACAGTGATTCCGAGACAGGGCATTTGGGACATATTAATGCCATTACCTCAATAGGTAACTCAACCAAAATAGACGAACAAAAGATCGGCAAGTTTGGAATCGGGTTTAAGGCGGTATTTGCATATAGTCTTACCCCTCATATCTACGACGACAGTTTTAATTTTAAGCTTGAAAATTATATCGTACCTGTTGAAATTGCACCTAATGCAGAAAGGCGCAAGCAAGGTGAGACGTTATTTTATTTCCCATTCAACCATAAAGCAAAAACCAAAGAGGATGCTTATTCCGAAATAGAGGAAAAGTTAGAATCGTTATTTCAGCCGGTCCTGTTTTTGACGAACCTTGAGCGGATATATTGGAATTCAACAGAAAACAAAGGGGAATACTCAAAAAAAGAGATACGCTCGGAATCTTTTCAGAAAATAAAAGCTTCCCTGGTGGAAGTTACCAGCGTAGAAGATGGCCAACCTAAAAAAGAATATATCTGGCTTTTTTCCGGCGGTATCGTGCATGCCAAATTGCGATCAAGTCACCGTATCGTGGTGGGCTTTTTTGTTATAGACCAGGCGGAGCTTGAAACCGGTTACCAATATGATGCATTCTGTTTCTTCCCGACAAAAGAAGAAACTAAACTTGGGTTTATCATCCAGGCTCCTTTCCTGCTAACGGACAGCCGCGAGCGGATCAAAGCAGGTGAACAATGGAACGTGGACGTTATGCAGTTAGTTGCCGAATTAGCAGCAAACTCGATATCTGTTTTAAAAGAGATAGGAACAAAGGATAAGAGTTTTTTGGTGAACGACAATATTTTGGAGTTGATTCCCTACAAGGCTAATGATTTTTCGGAAATTAATAGTACGTCGAAGATCTCCTTTAAGCCATTCTATAATACTATTCTCCAAAAATTTAAAACAGAAGCAATTTTACCGGGCCGCCATGGCAAATATTTCTCTACAGCAAAAGCATACTGGGCATCTGATCCGGAACTGGCTGATTTGTTCTCCGACCAGCAGATCAGCCAGCTTTTGGATAATCCAAACTCGGGATGGGTGTTTATCAGTAAAGGTCAAAAACAGTTAAACCAGGCCAACAAATCGCTGGAGACCTATATAAGCGCTGTTGTTACGGATATCCTTGATCCTAAAAAACTACTGCGAAGAATCACTGCCAAATTCATTGAAGCGCAAACCGATGAATGGCTCCTTAAATTCTATAGTTACCTGGGAGGAAGAAAATCCCTTTGGGATGATAAGGAGAAATTAGCCCTAAAACGGCCAATCCTGCTGAATGAGCACCGGAAAGCAGTAGTTCCTTTCGACGACGAACAAGCTGCACCGAATATTTTTCTGCCCACAGACCGTATGACCACTTACGATACTGTTTACAAACCGTTCACCGAAGACGCAGAAGCGTTGGAATTCTTCAAAGGCCTGGGCCTCGGCAAACCGGATTTGAGGGCGGAAATCTTCAAAACGATCATTCCCCTATACGATGATGATTTCGACTATGACGATGAGGACAAGATTTTACAACATTTTGAATCTTTTATTACCTACTATGAAATTTGCCCTGCATCAACACAGCTTGATTACATTAAAAAATTACAAGAGACAACTTTTATCGCTGCAAGAAATCCTGCCGACCCAGGAACAAGATATTTTTGCCGGCCCGAAGATGCTTATTTTAACGATCTAAAACTTTCTTCCTATTTTGCCAATACTTCAGAAGTTTACCTGCTTGATGATGATTTCTACATCGATTATATCAACAGCAATAAAAAAGATAAGTTTTACAGTTTTCTCCGGGGCCTCGGAGTCTCCGATGTGCCAAAGGTTAAAGCAATAAAACTTGACGTTACGACCGAAACAAAAGAGCAGTTTGCATTAGAAGGCCATGAAGTAGCGCAGACTTATGTTCGCAATCAGGTCATTACCGACAAAACATTAGAGGGGCTGGAAGATGCAGTTAAGCATATTACGCCCGAGTTATCAGTTATTATCTGGAATTATTTACTTATCCATGTTCAGGGCCGGTCCATTTCAAATGCGAATTCGTTTTTCTGCGGTGTATTCCAGTTTGTACCTAAATGGAGCTCTTATTCCAAGAATGAAAAATTCGATTCAACCCTGGTTTCGATCCTTAAAAATGACAAATGGCTTTTTGACAAAGACCTGAACCTTGTTTCCGCAGCTCAATTGAGCAGAGAAACAATTGATGGTGCTTACAATACTGAAGATGTTTATGCGGATGTACTGCTGGAATTTTTAGGCATCGAAAATCCTGACGCTGATTTAGACCTCACCGACGAACAGAAGTTAGCACTTGACTGGGGGCGTAAACTGCTTGACGAAGGTATTACACAAGCCGAGCTGGCCGAGTTTCTTAACATGATTAATAGTCGAAAGAAAGCAGGAGCCAATCAGCAGGAAGCGGGTAGTAAAGAGCAGGCTGATGTTGATGATGAGGAAATTGAAGAAATGCTGTCTAAATTAAAGAAGGGCATCAAAAAGAAACGCCAGATCGAAGCAAAAGGCAAAGCTAATCCGTCCACACAATCAGATGTAGAACCCGAGGTACCGGACGAGCCCCTGGAATCTATGGTAGACCAGGATGAATATTCGAAGCCAACCGTGGACTTGCAGAAAAAGATTGACAAACTTAAAGAGCAGACTGAAGCACAAATCGAAGACCTTACAAGGATTGAAAAACTTAACGATATAGCTAACGAATCAGAAAAATATTCGTTTGCCTGGTTCAAAGCGCTGTTAGAACTGGAGTATCTAAGCAGTTCAGAAGCCAATTCCCAGGGCAAACAAGTGTTAATACAGTTCACCAAAGTGGAGAAGGAGCCCGGGACTGAAAGGACGCTGATTCTTAAACACCCTAACAGATATATCCCTCAGTCTATAGAAGACATTGGTGACCTGCAGATACGAATTTACCAGGGTGACGAGTCAAAAACCGTATCTGTAGAAGTGGTTAGCGTAAAGGAATATACGTTGCGGGCAAAACTTAAAAAGTCCGTCGATATTTCTGAAATTGACCTCGGAAAAGTTACTAGGGTAGTAATAGACATCAAAAATCCCGTATTTATTATTGAAGAATTACGAAAGGCTTTTTACCAGTTAAATTTTGAAGATGACTTTAATTTTCAAACCAACCTTACAGAAAACATTAGATTTATCTTTGGCCCGCCGGGAACAGGAAAAACGACCTACCTGGCCGCCAATGAGATCATCCCGTTAATGAAGGAAGATGAGCCTTTAAAAGTATTGGTACTTACCCCTACTAACAAAGCTGCAGACGTACTCACAAAACGGATAATAGAAAAAATGGGGCCGGATGAATCTTACTACAGCTGGTTACTGCGATTTGGAACAACGGCAGATGCAGAATTGGAAGCTAGCCCGATTATCATTGATAAGAACTTCGACATCCGTACCCGGCCCAAAAATACTACCATAACGACGATTGCTCGATTTGCCTATGATTATTTTCAACCCGATCAACAGGAAGACCGGTTACATCTGAAATTTCTACAATGGGATTACATCATAATCGACGAGGCATCAATGATAGCATTAGCAAGTATCGCTTATGTACTTTACCAAAAACCTGATTCGAAATTTATCATCGCCGGCGACCCTTTCCAGATACAGCCCATCACGCAAATAGACCAATGGAAAGACATGAATATTTATCACATGGTTGAGCTGGACAGGTTTTTAGACCCCGTTACCGTGCCACATCAATATGAGGTCAAGAACCTCCAAAAGCAATACCGGTCCTTACCAACTATTGGTAACGTATTCAGTCACTTCACTTACAAGGGTATATTGGAACACCACCGGACTGCCGACGAGCAAAAGCAGTTAAACATTGATGGGCTACATTTCAAGGACATCAATATCATTAAGTTCCCCGTATCAAAATATGAAAGCATCTTCAAGCCGAACACTCTCAATAAATCTAATTACCAGGTATATAGTGCATTGTTTAGTGTGGAGTTCGCCAAGCATCTTTGCCATCAAATTGAATCGACCCACAAGGACAAATTTAGAATAGGAATCATCTGTCCTTATAAAGCGCAGGCCACCCTTATTGAGAAGCTACTAGCACAGCAGCACACCGATACCGAAAAGGCCGAGGTGCTAGTAGGTACCATTCACGGATTCCAGGGTGATGAATGTGATATTATAATAGCCATATTTAATCCGCCGTTCTCGATTTCCAAGTCGCCCGGAAGGTTTCTTAATAAGCAGAATATTTTGAATGTATCAATCAGCAGGGCGCGTGACTATCTGTTTATTTTCATGCCGGATGACGACACACAGGACGTAAATAATTTATACAAGATCAAACAGATTGAAAGGCTTGTTAATCATCACGCCAAAGGACGGTGCGCAACTTATAATTCAAATGTAGTGGAGGAAAAAATATTTGGGAGCAGTACCTATATATACGACAATTCTTTTGCCACGTCACATCAATCGGTAAATGTTTACTCCAAACCTGAAAAGAAATATGAAGTAAGATGCGAGGAGGTTGCGATTGACGTTCAAATAAAGCATTTTACTTCATAA
- a CDS encoding SMODS domain-containing nucleotidyltransferase codes for MSINNRLTQFAQKQLVLAHNKQERAAIIRSLDNLERSLDDEFGDEIEEFLRFGSFTRNTILPRSYDPNSDVDLMVVFNSADGLYAPSTYRKWIRDFLTVAYPKSISKKDFPAVILELNHIKFDIVPAYTTSNLLFGTRFYIPGRDETWRLTSPNEINSKLATKNKTYGDNIIRNVVRLCKHWNAGFGYPFQSYLLERQIIDLIFWGNENTYSRFLKTIEVVGADFRAVKNAVYWIKEYGHRGDEYKQAQWIRKLLPGFPY; via the coding sequence ATGAGTATTAACAATCGGCTCACTCAGTTTGCTCAAAAGCAGTTGGTTCTGGCGCACAATAAGCAGGAACGCGCAGCCATTATCAGGTCGCTGGACAACCTGGAGCGAAGCTTGGATGATGAATTTGGCGATGAAATAGAAGAGTTCCTGAGGTTCGGCTCTTTCACTAGAAATACAATTCTCCCCCGGTCATACGACCCTAATTCCGATGTGGATTTAATGGTTGTGTTCAATTCCGCGGACGGTTTGTACGCGCCGTCAACCTATAGAAAATGGATTCGCGATTTCCTAACTGTGGCCTATCCGAAATCAATATCAAAAAAGGACTTTCCCGCAGTTATACTCGAATTGAATCATATAAAGTTTGATATAGTCCCGGCTTATACAACGTCCAACCTATTATTCGGAACCAGGTTTTACATCCCTGGCCGCGATGAGACTTGGCGTTTAACATCACCCAATGAGATCAATAGTAAGCTGGCGACTAAGAATAAGACTTACGGAGACAATATTATCAGGAACGTAGTCCGATTATGCAAACACTGGAATGCCGGGTTTGGATACCCTTTCCAATCTTATTTATTGGAAAGGCAAATTATCGATTTGATTTTCTGGGGAAATGAAAATACTTACTCACGTTTTTTAAAAACAATTGAGGTAGTGGGCGCCGATTTTAGAGCGGTAAAAAACGCCGTTTACTGGATAAAAGAATATGGACATAGAGGTGACGAATACAAACAAGCCCAATGGATTCGAAAATTATTGCCAGGGTTTCCATATTAG
- a CDS encoding restriction endonuclease: MKLQFDKNQGYQLDAIQSVVDLFEGQSLNKSDFEFSLSDSVKGSIQFTEAGVGNNLVLSEEQILANLVKVQTGNQLRPDEISIVIEKLWYNDDAETKNVVATKTVVTDFPNFSVEMETGTGKTYVYLRSVYELNKIYGFKKFVIVVPSVAIREGVLKSLQITFDHLQEIYENQPAEYKVYDSGRIPDLANFAKSNAIQILVINIDSFTKDANVINQVRETGVRPIEYIQKSNPIVIIDEPQNMETDIRKRAIANLHPLFTLRYSATHKNLYNLVYKLDPVKAYDLGLVKQIEVDSVIAKNDISGAFISVDDFKIAKQSITAKITIFVNEKGGVQKKQVTAKIGDDLFNISKGWGIYKEGYVINELDADNGFIEFSSGKIVYKGQAVGGLTDQILKEMIDATVENHFKKEKELRAKGIKVLSIFFIDRVANYRSYDEQGKSIKGKFALWFEDSFTKWQNMPAYRGLFTYSSDEVHNGYFSQDKGKLKDSKEGKTTKADDETFKLIMQDKERLLDTATPLRFIFSHSALREGWDNPNVFQICTLNETKSDIKKRQEIGRGLRLCVDQTGVRNLDRAVNRLTVIANEAYDSFSKALQNEIEEDCGVKFEGRIKNARARAKVSLKDKWLEDSLFLTLWDKIKYRTDYKVQYSTQQLIDNCVAALQLMSPIERPIIYREKNIAKFIRDNKGNLIELGGEQKGSKERLIREAKFDIPDFIAYIQSKTELTRNTISRILLESGRVGEIFNNPQLFMDSVVKIVKQEFDNVKINGIKYEKIAGQVYEMKLFESAEIEQYLENLITVKSQAKTLYNYIAIDSLSTPEKKFAEDCDSRDDIIFYVKLPKTFQIKTPIGPYNPDWALIKKDEGDETNIYFVAETKDPKAVLDRTLLRDSERKKIACAEKHFAVIEDVHYKVVGSVSDLKI; the protein is encoded by the coding sequence ATGAAACTGCAATTTGATAAGAACCAAGGCTACCAGCTTGACGCGATTCAATCCGTAGTCGATCTGTTTGAGGGGCAATCCTTGAACAAATCCGATTTTGAATTTTCCTTATCCGATTCGGTAAAAGGCAGTATTCAATTCACAGAGGCCGGGGTGGGCAATAATCTCGTTTTATCAGAAGAGCAAATATTGGCAAATCTGGTGAAAGTCCAAACCGGCAACCAGCTGCGCCCTGATGAGATCTCGATAGTGATAGAAAAGCTGTGGTACAATGACGATGCAGAAACAAAAAATGTTGTTGCAACCAAGACAGTGGTTACGGATTTCCCTAATTTTTCTGTTGAAATGGAGACCGGGACCGGCAAAACCTATGTTTACCTCCGGTCGGTTTACGAGTTAAATAAAATCTATGGCTTTAAGAAATTTGTAATTGTAGTTCCCTCTGTTGCTATTAGGGAGGGCGTATTAAAAAGCCTGCAAATAACGTTCGACCATCTCCAGGAGATTTATGAAAATCAACCCGCCGAATACAAAGTGTATGATTCCGGCCGCATACCTGATTTGGCCAATTTTGCTAAAAGCAATGCGATCCAAATCCTTGTTATCAATATAGATTCATTCACGAAAGATGCCAACGTTATTAACCAGGTGCGGGAAACCGGTGTGAGACCAATCGAGTATATCCAGAAATCGAACCCAATTGTCATTATTGACGAACCGCAAAATATGGAGACCGATATCAGGAAAAGAGCAATTGCAAATCTACACCCGCTATTTACACTCCGCTATTCAGCGACCCACAAAAACCTGTATAACCTGGTCTATAAACTAGACCCGGTTAAGGCATACGATCTTGGATTAGTGAAACAGATAGAGGTCGATTCAGTAATAGCAAAAAATGATATTTCCGGTGCCTTTATAAGTGTGGACGATTTCAAAATCGCAAAACAGTCGATCACTGCCAAAATAACCATATTCGTGAATGAAAAGGGTGGCGTTCAAAAAAAGCAGGTAACAGCCAAAATCGGCGATGACTTGTTTAACATTTCCAAAGGCTGGGGTATCTATAAGGAGGGATACGTTATAAATGAATTGGACGCTGATAATGGATTTATTGAATTTTCCAGCGGCAAAATCGTCTATAAAGGCCAGGCCGTCGGCGGCCTGACGGATCAAATACTCAAAGAAATGATTGATGCAACGGTAGAAAATCATTTCAAGAAAGAAAAAGAACTTAGAGCTAAAGGAATTAAAGTACTCAGCATTTTTTTTATTGACCGGGTTGCCAATTACCGCAGCTATGACGAGCAGGGAAAGTCCATAAAGGGGAAATTTGCACTATGGTTCGAAGACAGTTTCACAAAATGGCAAAATATGCCTGCCTACAGAGGCTTGTTTACATATAGCAGTGATGAAGTCCACAACGGGTATTTCAGCCAGGACAAGGGAAAGTTGAAAGACAGTAAGGAAGGAAAAACGACGAAGGCAGACGACGAAACGTTTAAACTGATCATGCAGGACAAAGAACGGTTGTTAGACACTGCGACCCCCTTGCGTTTTATATTCAGTCACTCTGCATTGCGCGAAGGATGGGATAATCCGAATGTATTTCAGATATGCACCCTAAACGAAACAAAATCTGACATAAAAAAACGGCAAGAAATTGGAAGAGGCCTCCGCCTTTGTGTCGACCAAACCGGCGTGCGCAATTTAGATCGTGCAGTGAACAGGTTGACTGTTATTGCCAACGAAGCCTATGATAGCTTTTCAAAAGCGCTGCAAAACGAAATTGAGGAAGATTGCGGGGTTAAATTTGAAGGCCGAATAAAGAATGCTCGGGCAAGGGCAAAAGTTTCCCTAAAAGACAAATGGCTGGAGGATAGCCTATTTCTGACACTATGGGACAAAATTAAATACCGGACCGACTATAAAGTTCAATACAGCACCCAGCAGCTCATTGATAACTGCGTCGCTGCATTACAATTGATGTCACCAATTGAAAGACCGATCATATACCGGGAAAAGAATATCGCCAAATTTATCAGGGACAATAAAGGCAATCTTATCGAATTAGGAGGTGAACAAAAAGGGTCGAAAGAAAGACTCATAAGAGAAGCAAAATTTGATATACCGGATTTCATTGCTTATATCCAATCCAAAACCGAACTAACGAGAAATACGATCAGCCGTATATTACTTGAGTCAGGCCGTGTCGGTGAGATATTTAATAATCCCCAGCTATTCATGGATTCGGTAGTGAAGATTGTTAAGCAGGAGTTTGACAACGTGAAAATCAATGGTATCAAGTATGAAAAAATAGCGGGCCAGGTGTATGAAATGAAGCTTTTTGAATCGGCGGAGATCGAACAATATTTAGAAAATCTGATAACAGTTAAATCGCAGGCAAAGACCCTGTATAACTATATCGCAATTGATTCTTTAAGTACCCCGGAAAAGAAGTTTGCAGAAGATTGCGACTCGAGGGATGACATTATATTTTATGTGAAATTGCCTAAAACCTTTCAGATAAAAACCCCGATTGGACCCTATAACCCCGATTGGGCATTGATAAAAAAAGATGAAGGGGATGAAACAAATATTTATTTCGTTGCAGAAACGAAAGATCCGAAAGCTGTTTTGGACAGGACATTGCTCCGCGACAGCGAAAGGAAGAAAATAGCTTGTGCAGAAAAGCATTTTGCTGTAATTGAAGATGTGCATTATAAGGTAGTTGGCTCGGTGAGCGATTTAAAAATATGA
- a CDS encoding helix-turn-helix domain-containing protein, whose product MKNFGETIRDIRERKKLLLRQVAASLEVDTALVSKLERGERKAQREQVSKLAKLFGVPEESLMVIWLSDRVLNILEQEPLANEVLKQTEKRINHN is encoded by the coding sequence TTGAAAAACTTTGGTGAGACCATTCGCGATATCCGCGAAAGAAAGAAACTTTTGCTCAGACAGGTGGCAGCGTCTTTAGAAGTCGACACGGCATTGGTGAGTAAATTAGAACGGGGTGAGAGAAAGGCCCAAAGAGAACAAGTTAGTAAACTGGCCAAACTCTTTGGGGTGCCTGAAGAATCATTGATGGTCATATGGCTATCCGACAGGGTATTAAATATATTGGAACAAGAACCTTTAGCAAACGAGGTATTAAAACAAACTGAAAAACGCATTAATCATAATTAA